The sequence TTGAAGTTTTAGACATTCTGTCTCCAACCGAACAATGAATAAACCTTGTTGCCAGTTTCACATTCAAACGCTGATAGTTTATTACTTAATGTTCGTTTAAAACTTTCTTTTTCTAGCTCTCATAATTTGACTTGATGGGGCTCTTGATCTTCAACTACCTTTCAAGAAAGATTTTGAAACATAATAATTGCATCGTAATATTTAAGATACTCTCTTCCTTATAATTTTCTGTGTATATATACACTGGAGAACTTTCAAGTGGAGCGACAAGGATTGAAACAAATTCAAGTACACACAATAGACCTGACAAAAATTGAGGGAAATGGAGATTTCTCTTGCCCCAATTGCAGGGTTACGATTTCTCCCGAAGATGAAACCGAAAGTGTTCACAGCGTCCTAGAAACTAATGTTCGAAATGTGTCTTTGGAAGAGTTGATAATCGTATCTACTGAATGCGGAAGCAACGTCTCTCTTGTAGGTTTTCTTTCCATTGAAAGGCGATGATCTCATGGTGAGAGCAGCTTTAACGACTCCTCTTTACATATCTAGCATATGGGTCTTACTGATTACTTATCAGATGTTTACCAGTGTAGCTGTTATCAGCGTTGTCCAATCTATAGGTCCATTTTTTCCATCAATTCAAGAATTGCTGATGCCTCGTATAGATCGCATTGAATTTATGTACTCTTTTGCTTGGATTTGGGTGATGACTTCTCTCATTCCGTCACTTATCTTGAAAAGAAAGAGTGCCCTTTTACAATTTGTTGTAGTTTTGATGCTGACTTTTTTAGCCGTTGAATTTGGGAATATCTTATCTTTTGCGTTTGGGGGCGAGTTTGTAGAGCAGATTTTTGGGGTAACTGTCTTGCTTGGAAATCCATGGTTGGCTGCCTTGTACTTGTTCTCACCTTTCCTCATTATACTTTCTGTGGACTTCTATGAGAGAAGAAAGAAGAAGTTAGAGGAAAAGTCTCAACTGTCAAGTCAAACGTCTGAGTCTGAATGAAACTGTCTTTTTCGTGTGGCAGAGGGGAGTCTGATGGTGGGTTGGACGCTGGTTTTGTTTTGGATTCTGTTTCTTGAACTAAGACTGAAATAGACTTTGTTGGTAAGCGCATAAACTTGCAGCGTAACACGACAAAGACTCAGCTACTGTTATCTGAAAATCTTCGACTATCGATGGGCAAAATATACGGTTAACTTCTTATCCACATTGTCAATTCGAACAAAACCGAAACGTTCAAACTGAATAATGTCATCTGGACATAAACTCTTACAGGAATTTTCAGCGATGCCTTTAACCACAGAAGCATCTGGCATCACAACTTCGCATGGAATACCCGTACCAGATGGAAGCCAGTGAATCAAGGTAGCGCCAACTTTTTTTGCTTCCTCATGAGACTTGCTATGAAAAACCGCCTCAATACCATACTCTGCAACTTTTTCAACCTGAAAGTTAAACAATCCCATAAAACGTATTTTTGTGTGCTTCTCCATAAGTTTCAAATCGTCGTTGGAAACCCAGAAAGATGCGATGCCCTCTTTAGACATTATGTCAAAGCAACGAAAGCCCCTTTCCGCCTTGTCTGGATGCAGAGGGATCTTAGCGGTAAATGCGTGTGGAACTTTTTTTACTACCAGTTCTTTCGGGTCGCTTACAAAGAAGTATCGATTTGCGATGGGGTCAATTATTTTTCGATTGTGAGCGTAGAGGTTCTCCCAGCTCAACGTCACATCAGCGGTCTTAGGGCCAACATCAATTATTAGACGCCTTATCGCTTCAGCCGTTATCCCCCTCCTCCTCAAAGCGACAAACGTGGCAAGCCTCGGGTCATCCCAACTCTTGAACAGGCCAGTCCTAAGTCCCTGTACAATCACAGATTTGCTGAGAGAAGCCCCTGTTATCTTAAGTCTGCCATAATGAATGGCCTCGGGATACTTCCATCCAAAGTGCTGATACATGTATTCCTGCCGTGTCTGATTGGTTAAATGCTCCTTTCCTCGTATGATGTGAGTTACGCCTATCAGATGATCGTCGACGCCGCAGGCAAAGTTGTAGAGAGGCCAGACACGGTATTTGCTGCCCACCCTTGGATGGCTATACTTCTTTGTGTCGATGATTCTCAACGCTGGCCAGTCTCGAACTGCAGGATTCGGGTGGTCCACGTCAGTCTTGATTCTCACAACGGCTTCTCCTTCGCCATAAGTTCCGTCTAGCATATGTTTCCAGCGTGCAACGTTTTCTTTCGGTGTTAGGTTTCTACATGGACACGGTTGCCTTGTCATTACTTTTTTTCGAAACTCTTCGCGCTTGCAAGTGCAGACGTAGGCGTTGCCGTCCCTGAGGATTTTTTCTGTGTGTTCATAATATAGGGGGAGTCTGTCGCTTTGGATGAATTCGGCGTTCCATTTACATCCGAGCCACATTATATCCTCTCTTATGAGGTCGTAGAATTGCAGGGCAGATTTTTTCAGTCGCGGGTCTGTATCTTCGAAACGGAGGTAGAACAAACCGTTGTACATTTTTGCATACTCGTAGCAGAGGATTATGGCTCTAGCCGACCCCAAATGTAAGAGACAATCTGGATTTGGTGCAAAACGAGTGACAACCCGCTTGTAACTTTCAACGTTTGGCAACGGCGGGAGCATCTTTTCTACCACAGCTTTTTCCTTAACCAAAGCCGCCGGCCACTTCTCCTCAACCATCCTCCTCTGCTCATCTAGAGAAAGCTTGTTAACCTCTCGGACAACCCCAGTAATGATGGAGGTCACCTCTTTTACTCTCGTTTTAAGATGCGGGTCTTCTGCGAGTAATTTGCCGAGAACAGGCCCTGGTTGAGCTTTTCCTCCGTAGTTAAGTGCATTCAAAAGTGCAATCTTCCGAATGATTTCCCTAAGTTTCACATTTGAAGTCAAGTTTGCCACTTGATTTTCCGTGCCTAATCAGATTTTTCTTTCAACGAGATAACTAGCGAATGCCTTTAACTCTTCCTTTGCGTTTGATGGTGGTAGAAACTCGTCGATTTCTTTCCAGCTTTCTTTCATAATGTTTCGTGCATACTCTTTTGTGTATTCTATTGAACCATATTTTCTGATGATGTTGATCGCTTCGTTTCTTATTTTTTGGTCGGTTGTGTGCATGTTGAGGATTTCTATCAACCTCTCTTTGTCTCCAGCCTCTGCTTTTTTTAGTGCGTGGATTACCATCAAGGTTCGTTTTCCCTCCGTAATGTCTCTGCCGAGTCCACCCTTTCCTTCGGCAAATTTTTCACTGACTAGGTCGAGGATGTCGTCCTGTATCTGAAAGGCTACGGCGAGTGCCTCCGCGAATTTTCCTATTTTTTCAATCAAACCGTTATCAGCATCTGCTAGTACAGCAGCCATCTTCGCTGACATTCTTGCTAAGGTTCCAGTCTTGTATATGCACATCTGGAGATACTGGTTTTCTGTGATTTCGTCAGCGTTTACTAATCCTCTGTGCCATGCGATGTCTGTTGCTTGTCCAAAGCTTATGTTGATCATTTCTTGCACGTAGATTTCGTAGAGTCTGGTCAGTTTTTTGTTAGAAAGTTTGTCCTTGTTTTTGATTAAGGTTAACAATGGCAGATAGTACATTGTGTTTCCCGCGTTGACTGCGATGTCGAGGCCGAACAATTTGTACGTGCAGGGTTTGCCTCTCCGAAATTCCGACGAGTCTTCGATGTCGTCTATCATTATTGTTCCGTTGTGGATGACTTCTGGGATTATGGCGAAGTCTAAGAACTCGTTTGGGTTTTTGCCGAGAGCTTCGCAGACTAAAAGGAAAAGGATTGGTCTCCATCTTTTGCCACCTCTGTCTAAAAATTCCCATATAGGTTCTGCTATTGCTTTGCTTATAGCTTCAGAACTGTATTCGTATGCTGGTGGACCAAGTGTAAAAACCAAGGATTCTTTGTCATATGTCCTTGGGATGTATTTTTCTATCATTTTATCAATTATTGAGGCTTTCTCTTTCAGAAGTTTTTCAACGTCTATTTTCATTTAACCACTTTCTCTTCTTCGCGCATACCGTTCAAGTTGGAAGCCTCGCATTCGCAACCATTCAGCCGTCTTTCCGGTTAACACAAGTGGAGCCTTCTTTAATTTTTGAGTGGATTCTGCTCCTACAAGGAACATGGTGTTTTTTAACTCTTCTATTATGAATAGAAGCGCTTTTTTAACCTTGTTTGAGTCTTTTGTGGCGTGGCGTAAGATTGGTGAGGCCATGCCAGCTAGACTTGCGCCTAGTGCTAAACTCTTTGCGACGTTTATTCCAGAGCGCACTCCACCTGAGGCTATGACTGGGAGATTTACGGACTGGACGACCTCGACGAGGCTTGCAACGGTGGGTATGCCCCAGTCCCAGAAGTCTTCGCCGAGCCTTTGACGGAATTTGTCTTGCATTTTTTTCGCTCGGTGATATTCGACTGCTGCCCAACTTGTTCCTCCGACCCCTGCTACATCTATTCCTGCTACGCCTGCGGCTTCAAGCATTTTTGCTTCTTCGGCTGCTACACCCGTACCCGTTTCCTTAGCTATGATTGGGATGTCAAGTGCCTGCGTGATTTCTCTGATTTTTTTGAGGACACCGACGTAGTTTGTTTCTCCTTCTGGTTGGATGACTTCTTGCAACGGGTTTAGGTGGATGGCTAATGCGTCGGCGTCTATCATTTCCACAGCTTTTTTGGCTTGCTTGACATTGTATCCTCTGACGAGTTGGGGTGCTCCGATGTTGGCTATGAGAAAGGCTGTAGGCGCCCTCTTTCTGGCGACGGCAAAGGTTTTTTCTAGTTTTGGGTTCTCAATGGCGGCTCGTTGGCTTCCAACACCCATTCCTAAGTCTAGCTCCTCCACCGCTTCGGCTATGGCTACGTTGATTTTCGCCGTTTCTGTGGCTCCTCCAGTCATGGCTTCTACAATGAGTGGGGCGGAAAGTTTGT comes from Candidatus Bathyarchaeota archaeon and encodes:
- a CDS encoding glutamate--tRNA ligase codes for the protein MKLREIIRKIALLNALNYGGKAQPGPVLGKLLAEDPHLKTRVKEVTSIITGVVREVNKLSLDEQRRMVEEKWPAALVKEKAVVEKMLPPLPNVESYKRVVTRFAPNPDCLLHLGSARAIILCYEYAKMYNGLFYLRFEDTDPRLKKSALQFYDLIREDIMWLGCKWNAEFIQSDRLPLYYEHTEKILRDGNAYVCTCKREEFRKKVMTRQPCPCRNLTPKENVARWKHMLDGTYGEGEAVVRIKTDVDHPNPAVRDWPALRIIDTKKYSHPRVGSKYRVWPLYNFACGVDDHLIGVTHIIRGKEHLTNQTRQEYMYQHFGWKYPEAIHYGRLKITGASLSKSVIVQGLRTGLFKSWDDPRLATFVALRRRGITAEAIRRLIIDVGPKTADVTLSWENLYAHNRKIIDPIANRYFFVSDPKELVVKKVPHAFTAKIPLHPDKAERGFRCFDIMSKEGIASFWVSNDDLKLMEKHTKIRFMGLFNFQVEKVAEYGIEAVFHSKSHEEAKKVGATLIHWLPSGTGIPCEVVMPDASVVKGIAENSCKSLCPDDIIQFERFGFVRIDNVDKKLTVYFAHR
- a CDS encoding polyprenyl synthetase family protein, which produces MKIDVEKLLKEKASIIDKMIEKYIPRTYDKESLVFTLGPPAYEYSSEAISKAIAEPIWEFLDRGGKRWRPILFLLVCEALGKNPNEFLDFAIIPEVIHNGTIMIDDIEDSSEFRRGKPCTYKLFGLDIAVNAGNTMYYLPLLTLIKNKDKLSNKKLTRLYEIYVQEMINISFGQATDIAWHRGLVNADEITENQYLQMCIYKTGTLARMSAKMAAVLADADNGLIEKIGKFAEALAVAFQIQDDILDLVSEKFAEGKGGLGRDITEGKRTLMVIHALKKAEAGDKERLIEILNMHTTDQKIRNEAINIIRKYGSIEYTKEYARNIMKESWKEIDEFLPPSNAKEELKAFASYLVERKI
- a CDS encoding type 2 isopentenyl-diphosphate Delta-isomerase; the encoded protein is MPNPTEKRKTNHIRICIEENVQARQATTGFEDVFLIHRALPEIERDKINLSTKVFNHKLSAPLIVEAMTGGATETAKINVAIAEAVEELDLGMGVGSQRAAIENPKLEKTFAVARKRAPTAFLIANIGAPQLVRGYNVKQAKKAVEMIDADALAIHLNPLQEVIQPEGETNYVGVLKKIREITQALDIPIIAKETGTGVAAEEAKMLEAAGVAGIDVAGVGGTSWAAVEYHRAKKMQDKFRQRLGEDFWDWGIPTVASLVEVVQSVNLPVIASGGVRSGINVAKSLALGASLAGMASPILRHATKDSNKVKKALLFIIEELKNTMFLVGAESTQKLKKAPLVLTGKTAEWLRMRGFQLERYARRRESG